A segment of the Panthera uncia isolate 11264 chromosome F1, Puncia_PCG_1.0, whole genome shotgun sequence genome:
GCTGAAGGCAAAAAGAGTGTATgctctaccttttcttttttctctctgcataATCAACAGAAACGGCATCAGTGCAAAGGCAATGATCAGCAACAGCACCCCCAGGGAAGCCAAGATCATGAACGATTCTGAGTCAGCAGCCGCACCTTTAAAGACAGAATAGGTggaggcacagggaagggagaagagtcaGATAGGGAAAATGACCCAACTTTTGAGGCAAGTGCCACCTCCCTCCCAGTCTGGGAAGTTCCCGGGGGTCTCCAGTCTTCACGGGCTGTTCCCAAGGGGACCAGGGACTGAAGAAGGTATAGGTCCTGAGACCAGAGgcccctggagagagagaggagagagagtcacCTTCACAGAGCTTCCAGGCAAAGATGGGGTTTGAAGAGTTGCTGCTGATGGGGTTCCTGACCACACAGATGAAGATCGTGTCCCtttctcccagcctccaggataTGGGGAGGATGGAGCCATTATGGGACTCATTGGCTGCCTGCCCCAGGGACTCCCAGCTGTAGGTCACATCCTCTCCTCCCTGGTCCATGAAGCATGTCAGATTGGTGAGACAGGTGCCATTCTCATTGTTCTGCAGACCCATGGTAACTTTAGGCTTTGATAGGTGTTCTGCAAAAGAGAAACAGACCACCAAAGGTGGAAACTATGCCTTTTCTGAATTATTCTTGTAGATCTCGGACTGAATCTCTGCGGTGCTATAGAGCAGAGAGGGAGCAGCAGTTCAGGGAAGAATTCTTATTCTTGTCTGGGAAGGAGCTACCTAGGTCTGCTTTCCCACAGCTACCTAAAAGCACCGATAgcagtagaaataataataatacaacaaGAAAGCAGCTGCCATTTTCAACACACAGCTATACGGCCAGCCTTGTGCTAGATGCATTGTGGATGTGagctaattttatcttttccagagGCTCCCCATTCTTCTGTCCTCAGGCTTCCTTGAAGCGACTTTCGCTTTACTCTCCGGGAGAGAATAGTGTGGGAATAATACctctggtccccccccccccttctgctcACTGTTCTCCCCTAGAGAATGAGCAATTTGCTCATTGATGAGATGGTGAGAGCCTGACATCCACCCTCTACATTTCTCTACTACATCTGTCTACTTTGCGCTGTTACGATTTCTGTTTAGATGTGGTTTgaccttttccccctcccccagctagTCTGGCCACATAATGCGTGTCTCCCTGATCCCCTCAATTATGTCCATATGGAGGGCCACCTGGCTCAAGGTCCATAGCCTACATCTTAAGGGCAAACCTGGAGGCCCATCTCCTGGCATCCCTTGTACTGTAGCTCAGTGAGTGAGACAACTATTCTTACAGCTGGTTGAGTCATTGTTTTGTAAGTTCATCTTCCCTGAGTGATCTAGagttgggggaaaatatttctcCTATCTAGCTTCGTCCGAAAAAAGAACTGATATTTTTATCTTCCTCCTGATTCTTGTGTCCGTTTCTCAATTGGTTGGCGTTGGTAGGGGAGAAGGTGTAATTGATGTTTATACACAAAAGTCTTTCTAAGATAGGGATCACTTTCTTCCTCATCACAGATACGGAAACGAAGTTTCACAGAGCTTAGGTAACCTGGCGAAGGCTATGCAGTTAGTAGGCAGAGCAGCCAGCATTTGGCTTGTGTGGTCGCTGTGTCCCACATCATCCATTGTCTATACTGCATTGCCTCTCACAGTCTCTGAACAGGAAGGAAACTTAGGGGTCAACTACATTCACTTCATCCATGCAAGAGTTCCCTCTTCCACATTCTTGCTAAGAGTTCATCCAACCTCTGCTGGAACAGCTCCAATATCAGAGTTTACCACTTTATGAAAACAGTCATCCACTTTGGGAACTGATTCTGCTCACCATAGACACGCAGCCTATACTCCTGGCTGAAGGAGTCTTTGAGGGAAGAGCTGTATATCACCATGCGGTAGTCACCAGAGTCATTCTTACTCAGTTTGCTGAGCTTCAGGGAGTAGTTTCCTTGTAAAAACTTCACCCTTTCCTTGTTATGACTGTGGGTCACTATGATGTTGGCTTGTCTGTCTGGCATTTTTGGCTCTATGGTGACGAGAGGGGTTGTGTTGAACGTCCAGACGATAGTGTCTATCTGAATTCCTGGGAGCTTCAGAGGGAAAGTCACAGACCCACCAAGGTTACCAACCAGCTCCTTCGGGGCTCCAGAGGTTGCTGGCCCTGCAGAGACAGAGAACCGTAAAATAAACCCATGTCCCTGCCCTTGTCACCAATTATTCGCCTGCTTTGGGTCCTGGGAAGGTCCTGAGAAACCCTGTGGAGCCAACCCAACCAACCTCTGGGAAACTCTTTGAAACCTCACTCACACGAAGGCACTGAGGTCAGAGCGCCTTGCCTGAAAGCAGTGACTGCAGGCGAACCCATCCCTTCCCAGAGACCTCAGTCTGGAAAGACCACACTCTGAGGTAGGTCATAAGGCCCAGCTCCATCCTTGACAAGTTCCCGTTAGGGGACAAGTGGGGAGCTTACTGTCCCCGTCCCCCAGACTCCCTTGGGAGAACTGATTTGGATGCAGAAGCACAGACCAGACACTGGGGAGGGAGCTCTAAGTTCCTAATGATAACAATATCTGGGAAACTTGGTCTTCTGTTTTAGGGTAGATTAAGGTGCATTCAAGATCATCCCTGAGTGAGGTTCTCATTGACCTGAATTTCAGTGTCCTTCGTTGAGTGGAAAGGCAAGGGGTGAGTTACTGGATGCTCTGCAGTATGTCCAGGGGCACCCGTGATCCTTACGTCCAACAATTAGGACTGGTAGTGAGGCTTATTTAACTCTTAAAACAATGCTTAGAGGAaggattcatatatatatatatatatatatatatatatatggaacttGAGCCACAatgaggttaaatgacttgttgAAATTACAGTCTGTAAGAGGGAAAGCCCACATCAGTACCCACAGGGTCGAGGTCTTATAGGTCActgtttacagatgagagaactaAATGCCAGAGGCTGAGAGAACTTACTCAAGGATCACGAATAGTGGTGAACCAAAACCAGAACCCAAAGCTTCTTAAAGGTGTTCTCCGTAAAAGCACAAAACCCAgttttcttcccttctgcctcttaCCGTAATGCATCACGCTGAAATTTCTAAGAGAATTTTTATTAGTTCCATCATGGAaagcacaaaaaggaaaaaaaaaaaaaaaccgaagaAAACCTTTTTAAGTCATCTctctgcccagtgtggggctggaactcataaccccgagatcaagggttgcatgctctacctactgagccagccagatgccccaagaaaatCTCTTTCAAATCCAACAGAGCAGCCAAACTATAGGTTCCTGACCATTGTATTATAATGAGGTAACTGCTGGTCCCCATTATGACTTTTGTAGGCTGCTTGCACTTCTGCCGTAGTTGGTCCTTCGaccataaaaattatattttatgaccGCATTGGCATAACGATGAATTGTAATGCCAGCTGgattcattattatatattaattgttATCATTATACTTGCTTTTCTTCTGATTCTGAAATTAAAACTATCGTAGGTCCCGGGCACTGTGCCTCAGTGGCTCTGTATGATTGACCAAGCATCCGGGTTCTATTTCTATATGttgccatattttttaaatcaaagtagagtttcatattagttttaggtgtgcaacaCAGTAAGCCAACAATTCTATACGTGACGCAGCGTTCCCTATGATAAGCATAGTCACCACCTGCCACCAGActaagttattacaatattattgactctaATCCCTGTCCTGTACTTTTcctccctgtgacttatttatcttatagttcaaagtttgtacctcttaatcttcttcacctatttcactccaCCCCTCaacctctctggcaaccaccagtttgttttctgtatttatgagtctgtttcaattgttttggtttttggttccacatatcagtgaaatcatatgacgtttgtctgtctctgtctgacctctatcacttagcataacccccctgggtccatccatgtgattgcaaatggcaagatctcattccttttcatggcttagtaatattccatcatgtatatacatcacatcctctttatccattcgtctattcATAGTCACTTGGGTTTGCTgccacatcttggctattataaataatgctgcaataaacaaaggggggggggtgtatgtATCTTTGCGAATtcgtgtcttcattttctttggctaaatacccagtggtggaattactgggtcatatgatatttctgtttttaattttttgagaaaacgccatactgttttccacagtgggtgcACCATcgacattcccaccaacaatgtgctAGGATcgccttttctccacatcctcaccaacacttgttatttcttgtcttttggatcctagccattctgataggtgggAGGTGATACCTCAGGGCGGtagatttgcacttccctgataattagtgatgttgagcatcttttcatgtgttggttggtcatccctacgtcttctttggaaaaatgcctcttcaggttctctgctcatttttcattggattattattattgttattttagcaTTGAGTGTTACCATAATATCTTCTACCCCTGTGGCACCGCTGTAACTTATCCCTCTTCtagtaaaatacaaattcctgtACTGGCCTCTCCAGATATCGAAAATGGCTGCACTATTTTTTCCATAGTCTCTGTTACAACCCAACTACTCTGACAGAGTTCCCAATATAGTTGCTATGTATTAAGGTTGAATCCGTGCCCAACCCTTGTTGTAAAGATTATGCCTAATACGTAAAACGATTCTGAAAACTTGGAATTTTGATCCCTTTGCACAGGGATCAGCAACCTATAATCCATGGGCCAAATGTGGCCCGCTGCCTGTTTTGGTAAAGAAAGTTCAAATTGAACACAGCCATGTTCTTGTGCTTACATAGTGTCTCTTGCTGCTTTTCCATTACCAAGGCTGACTTGAGAAGTTACAATAGAGATTATATCCTCTGCAAAGGCTAAAATATTGACTATCTGACGCTTTACAGCAAAGGTTGTCAGCTCATGATTGGATGAGAAAACcgagattcaaaaaaaaaacctaagtaacttgtccaaaggcACAAAGCTAGTAGGTGATGATTTGTTGAGGATTTAACCCAATGTCCCCCCATTGGTTTAGTCTGAAGGCCCTGGGGCATTTGTGCCAGCTCTAGCCCTCTCCCCTTCATCAGCTCCCAGGAGGGCTCAGATGTCAACCCTGAAGACTTTGGGCCTCACAGATCCTGGTTTCCCCTTCATGTCCTTCGGTGAACTTCCCTCAAGCCCGAGCTGAGCTGCCGGTGCCCCAGAGTAAGGGAATCTGATGCCACTAAATGTTCACCTAGTCCCCCTAGTCCCTCGATCACAGTTTTGGGATCTTgaccaaccttttttttttggggggggggtaaattTATGGCTTCTTCCCCTGGGTAAATGCCTTTTGGGGGGCTGATTCCTGTTCGAAACATTTCTGGCCCCTTGTCCCCATAATTTATCAGtcagtgcatatatattttagatccATCAAGCctttattaaatcattatgttaaataatctgatttttcaaaaagcttCTCCCCTGCATCTCTAATACTGAAGTAGGATGGTTTCCAGTGGCTTAACCATCTCAACGGGTGTCTAAACAGTCCCAGTACATGCAACAGACAAAGTCCATTTCGTTTTCAATTTTTGACTGATCAACTAATGTTTGTGTCCTTTTACTTCAACAATAAGGTGAATATTCTGCAGCCAAATGAAGGTCGGGTATCCCCTGGCCCTAAATAGGTGCAGTCCTGGATTTAGGGCACCTTTGACTAATATCATTTTCGCGTGAGGTCTGGGGGGAGATGCGTAAGCTGGGGAGGTGGCAAAATGCAAGGATGTGGCTTTAGTGGCTGTGTGCACCCATTTAGGCCATGCACGATTATTCTTCTCACTTGTTCACACATgtggttctatttttttcaggCTGAATGTCAAGAGATGCAAATTTCGTGTGgcaatatacataaaaaaattcattGCTCCTTGTCAGTATGAAATTGGAAGACCTCATGGTGCAAATTGCCCACAGGAGCCTAGAGGGAGTCTATCGTTCTACCTTAATTGTATCTTCAGGATGAAAAGACAGGTCATGAAAGAAGAAAGTGGTTCCATGCCATTCCCCAAATGTGAGTTGAGAGGCTAGGGGGCCGGGTGGGTGCGTCCTAaccagttttatttcctcctctgtggAAAGACCTTCCCAGAGTTTCACAACTCGGTTTTTCAGAGTTGGTGGGGGGGAAAAGGGATCCAGAAACAAGAGACTTCTCTTCTCAGTATGCCAAGACTGAACCGGAGCTTCGCGTTCTGTGGTTGGCTTTTCCACCTGCCCTGATCCTATCGAATTTTACCATGCCTAGGTAGGTCATGGTTTCCTCTTTCAGTCACTCCTTCCCCTAGCAAGGATTTATTTTGTTCCACATTTGTGCCAGGAGTTCCATATTTGTGTCTAGGAGCTGAGGATATAACTAGGGAGCAACTCCTCCTCATGGGGTCAGGAGATAGTCGTTAATTAACTACCTGTATGGGTTATAAAACGGGATGTAGCAGGCACTTGGGGAACCTACAGTAGGGAAAGTGAACTCCAGAGATTGAGTGGATACGAACACCCACCAAAAAGGCCCAGGAGGATTGGGCCTCAAGAGACTCATCTACCCTCCCACCTGGAGGACCGGCGCAGTGACTGTCCTAACTCGCCTCCTCCGCATCCACTTTACCCTTTCCTCATTTTGCAGCAGCTGCATGGGTTGGGTAAGACTGACAGGCGCCTAGCTCAAGGGGTAGCCTTCCTCTGGCATGGTAATGAGCTCAACAGTATCACGTGACCTGGGCTGACTCCTCAAAAAGGTCCAGGGCTTTTGCTCAAGGGCAGGATGACCCTATGATGCCGTGAGAAGACATGACGTCACTGACTACCGCCGGACAAGCAGCCAGCCTCCCTCACCCGACTCCCAGTTTACTTTGTACCCCACATTTTTTTTGTGCTTTATCCGTCTCTCTGCCCGTCCAAGTATTATTCAAGACCCATAAAGCCCTTCCCCGAGCAAGCCTCCACTTTTTTCTCACGTCCACCCCCTGAAATTTACCACACTTGATTTTCTACTTTAAAGTCCCCAGAAGGAGTTATTCCCCTGGGTGGTGGGTGAACGTACCATTTGTTGGCCAATAACTGGTCACCTGGTGGTGAGGTCCCGGGTCACACCCAGGGAGGGATGGGGATGGCCAGGCCGTATGGAACAGTGTGAAAGGGGTAGTGCTCTGGCCTAACGGGGAGCCAGGAGACCCGGGTTCATTCTGGTTCCTCTGTGATAAGCAACAAACACTCGGTATCACTCTTTAGCTCCTAAACTGGTTTAATGGGCATTaggcttttttatttctgaaagtaaCTCCATGAGATAGAGGTTACTAAAACTTCACCTTACTGATGAGGACACTGGGGCTCCAAGATGCTGAGTGATTTCCCCACGGCCCCGATCCGAGAAGTGGTGGATGTGGGACGAGAAGCTAGCGGGTCCTTCTGTCTCAGAGGCCTAAGCTCTTCACACGGCTGCCTTGCCACTGAGCACTTTGAGTTTCAGTGTTTTCAACTCTCATGGAGAAAAATAACCTTTATTTGCCAGAATTTGGGCTGGATGAAGGGGCGACATGGATTTGAAAGCATTTTGAGAAGTTCAGAGCCATCTGCCaacggggggtggggagggaagccgTGTCTAGGAGACAGGCCTTGAGAACGCTTCTCATTTTTACTTCTCATTTCCCTAAGGATGGCTAGAAGCGAGAAACAGATTTCCCCAAACTTCTTTGGTTGGCTTCTCAGCAGGATGAACTTCTCAGAAGATGGTCTGGAGCCTAATGCTTTTGACCATTCACCGGCTAATTCACGGCAGAATGGTTATGCCCAATCACCCCGCATGGTAAGAACTCCCGCAGCAAACGTCCCCTGCCAACCTGCctttggaggtggggtggggggggggggagctggagCAGGAGGCCCTCTGCCTTCTGTCCCGGCCAAGATTCAGATGTTTTGACAGCAGGAGCATCAGCCCTAAGACACTGTTCACAACAGGAAGGGACAACAGCTCCTCCCCTTTGTCACGTACCTTTCCTCTGGGTTATCACTTCCTCCACCATAACCTGTTTCCCCCCACAAGACTTAAGAGatgagtggagaaggggggagctgggtggctcagttggttaacggTCCATTAGCGGTCCATTAGAATGTACCAGCATCTCATGGCATCCTCTTCATGGAAGCCAGAGCATCTCAGAGCCGGGAGAGACCTTAGCGACTATGAAGTCCTATCCCacctcacagatgaggagactgatgCTCCCTCCAAGGGTCACGGTGACGTGTGCTCAATCAGTGGAGCCAGGACTCCCAAGGCAGGGCTTCCCAAGCTATGCCCCCGCCACCCCTGAGGCCGGTGGCAGCGCCTCAGGGTGTTTCTGGAGAGCTGAGAGAAGGGCCAGGGggtgagagatggggaggggcgatgggaaggaggctggggaacTCTTCTTGCGACAGGGAGGCTTCCACGCCGTGCAGGAATTTACATGTTTGATTCTGCATAAGGTTGTGTTTCATAAAAGCAGACTGttgcttaagaaagaaaaacaccaattTTGGAAACTACTGTTCTTTACCCAACTTCCCCTTACCTCATGTACCACAGAAAGAGGATTTTAAATCAGCACCATGTCTTAGGTACGTGAGACAGAGGTTGCCCCTCGGTCATCTACACCCCCACTCCCTCTTGGCTCTTCTGGTCTTTTTCAACATCTCCTCAATACCTGCTCACCCacgttttctgttttcctttcttttttttttttttttttttttttttttttttggagaggggtggtggaggggcagagggagagagagagaatcttaagcgggctccacgcccagcgcggagcctgacgtggggcttgatctcatgacggtgagaccctgacctgagctgaaatcaagagtcggatgcttacctgactgaaccaccgagggttgttttccttctttaaattgtctcctcggggcgcctgggtggctcactcggttaagcgtctgacttcggctcaggtcacgatctcgctcgcggtttgcgggttcgagccccgcgtcgggctctgtgccaacagctcggagcccggagcccgcttcggattctgggtctccctcgctctctgcccctcccccgctcacgccctgtctctctctctcactctctttctcaaaaatagagaaacatcaaaaaacttttgaaaacattGTCTCCTCAGCCCCGCTGTATCACTTAGTCCTCCCAAAATCTGTGAGGGAGAAGCGGACCATTgagcccattttccagatgagaatcCTGAGTCCGCAAGAGCTGTTTCTTGGCCCCTCTGAACGTGGCCAGGGTGGTTCCTGTTGGTACATCCACATCCTGAACCTGGAGTGACCTGCTCTCTTCTTGGGCATCTTCAGTCCCTACCTTGGCCTCGGGTAGCTGGAGAGGTAAGGAATCTCAACAGCTCTCCTGGGGAAGATTCAGCTCAAATCCGCAATTACTGAGGGCTTCTCCGGGGTCCAGCGCATTGTCAGGCAACTGGGTGTGATGAAAAGAACACTAACTAGCTTTGGAAACCCAGTCCCTGCCCTACTTTTTAACGGCTGTACCACCTCGCCCAAGATACCTGACCTCTCCAGCCTGAGTTTGCCCATCTAAGAACGGAGGGTGATGACGTCTATCTCACAGGCTCACGAGGACACGGTGTGACAAACGCCTTGGACGTGCAGCAGGAGCGTAATACATGCGATTAGTACTGTACTTGTTTGGTACCTGGTATCTCATTTAAAACATCACAATAATTCTGCAAGTTAGGCTATGCGCTCGCGTACAGAGGCCGAGGACCTTACTCACGACAATACGACGAGGTCAAACCCGGGGGTCCTTGTCCAGGGCTGGCACTgcttcctctgccctgcccacTAGAGGCCCTAGGACAATCGTGGACTCCCTTCAACCACGGGGGGTGTAGCACCCAGTGCTGCCCACAGCTCGCGTTCCAGGTAAGCACCTGGGGGTTTGAAAAGCCCTGCTGTTTCCTCCCCCACTTCACATTTTTCAAGTTCCACTTCTGATTACTGTTTCTATTCAGGGAGCCGTTTGTAAAGCGAAAGCCCACGGTAGGACCACCTGCTTCGAGCCAGGAGCTTCCTAAAAGCATGCAAAATTCTAATGAACTCGGGGAAGGCGAGGGTCTGCTGATGCTGAACGTTCAGTGAGGCCGGGAAGGATTGGGAGCAGCGACCGACTGTGTGGTCTGGGGCAGGTCACCGCAGGAAGTCGTGGGGCGCCCACAAACGGACCACCTGTGCCAAGTCCCCAGAGGGAGACCTCATGGGGGTGCCCTGCAAGTTGGGTGACTGGAGAGATATTCCTAACTGATGGGGCTCCAGGTCCTTTCTGAGAGCTCTGAGGTTAGTAACATCTTCAGAGAGTAGAACTCTTGGGACCGGAGAAGCAACAGCCTCAGTCCTTCGTGTTAGTAAACATAAAGTGCCTACAGGAGGAGCCGCTCTTCTGAGTGGACACCGGTTGAATTGGCCTGGTtaagagagaaaattcaaatcTTTCCTGCCACTAACCTCCCTGTTATGCACAGTCACTGAAAATATCTTTCTAAGTatatttaaaacctatttttaaatatgtacttctaaatattgaaaaaatatatacttataaataaggaaacattcaCCAGTACGctctcattttgattttaaagttgCCCTCCAAGGGAAGGAAGGCTGAGGCTCGGGGAAGATAAcatcttttatttaattcatgGCAGAACACAGGTCTTTCTGATTTCCAGCACCCTTCCTTcagcccttccttccctgggaCAGTCAGAAGGGGCGACGGTCCCCAGAGCCATTCTTTCTCCTCTCGTTTCTTCGTGTCCTCTGATTTAGAGGTCACGAGATGCAGAAAATAATATGAGATGAGGGAGCAGAACTTCCTGAGTTGGCCAGAGTCCCAGAGTGGACTCCAAAGCCTAGAGGTGTACAGGATGGGGAAGGCAGTCAGGAGAACAGGACGGTCTGGACTCACCCGGATGCTGGCAGAGAAGGACAAGGATGAAGCATGCTGGGAAAGCAAGCATGTTGTTGTCTGGATGTCAGTCACTCAAATGATTCCGCCTCCTTTGCACAGTGCACACACCTCTCCTTTAGCTGACGTTTTTATAGGAGGGACCGTGAAAGTGACATGTGACCATGAGCTGtctctagttgtttttttttttttttcatgcttgttTCACTTTAGTTGTAGGTGGTCAATGAAAGGTGTCAGGAGTGAACTGAGTCCCAAAGGTGATGcagaccccattttacagagaagaaactagGCTCACAGAGGCTAGGAATTGATTAAGGCCACATAGCCAGTCTTTTCTGCTATATTACATCATCTCTCAGATATTCAGAACAgaggaaatggaagcaaagaGAAGGTCAGAAGGAGGAACAAAGGGTGGCACAgggaataataacaatatttattgGGCTTTGCTAAATCCCAGGagcatatgcattttttttttaattcctgtgaGATACCACCATAATTCTTATTTTCTAGACGAGAAAGTGAAGGCTTGGACAATAttacagcaaaattaaaaagttattttaattaaaagaaaccaTTATGAGAGGCAAAAAGGCAAGCCATATAGTCtgaaaaggtatttttaatactttaattcCACAAGAGTCTTATATCCATAATCCATAAAGAAGTCTTACATATCAATAAGAATTAGGCAGACGACCCAATGCATAAGCGACTGAAATAGatacttcattaaaaatttttttttaagtttgttcatttattttgagagggagagagagagagagagagagagagagagtgggggaagggcagagaaagagggagacaaagaatcccaagcaggctcctcactgccagggcagagcccaacatggggctcgatcccacaaaccgtgagctcatgacctgggctaaaaccaagagctggatgcatGACAATCATAAATGTGTCTCAGTAGTAATCACAGATcttcaaaaagcagaaaaaaaaagtttctcttggATAGAAGCCCAGGAGTATGATTGCTGAGTCAGATGGTAAATGTCtgtttaatttcttaagaaaCTGACCGACCATTTTCTAGAGttgtaacattttacattcccactggtgCTTTGGGACAGCTTTGAGTCTTCTCTATCTTCATCAGCATTTGCTattgttactatattttattttagctgttttaAGAGATGTGCAGTAGTATCTTATTGGGgttttaatatttagtatttaaatCTCGGATCCatcttgagttgatttttgtataaggtgtgaaGTTTAGACTGAGGTGTATTTTCTCTGCCTGAAGATGTTcaattattccagcaccatttgtcgaAAAGATAATCCTttctatatttaaatgattttgcaATTTATGGAAAAATCACGTGGCCATACTTGCATGGGTGTATTTTGggttatctattctgttccatttatttacataatatgaTCATTGTTTTCCTAGAGCCCAAgtctactattttattatttctttgcttcttcttctttgttgCCATTGCCGttcttctgttttactttcttagTCATTCTGTGGgtcacttgaaatattttttaaatttcagttcattttttttttttttttttagtatttatttatttctgaaagagaaagagcatgagcaggggaggggcagagagagagggagacagaggatctgaagcgggctccgtgctgtcagtgcatagaccaatgtggggctcgaactcacgaaccgtgaggtcataacctgagcaaaagtcagacccttaaccaactgagtcacccaggtgccccttgaatattttttatagtttcattttgatttatctacagtatatatattttttaatgttttatttattcttgagagaaagagagagcacgagtgaggaaggggcacagcgagagagggacacagaatcggaagcaggcttccggctctgagctgtcagcacagagcctgacgtgcggctcaagtccacgagctgtgagatcatgacctgagctgaagtcggacgctcgaccgactgagccacccaggcgccccatatctaCAGTGTATCTTGAACAGATTTCTAAATGGCtgctttatgcattttattatacatacataaGTTATGGTCTActggtattgacattttaccaGTTCAACTAAAGTGTAAAACCTTACTTGTATTAGATTCTTTTACTGTCCTTTCCTAATAACTTATCTTAAATATATCCTTTATATACATTGAGGACCATGTAAGGTAATGTTATAGTTTTTGCTTCAATtatcaaatataatttagaaaactcaagaggagAAGGATAGTCTATtatatttatccatatatttaaaaaatgt
Coding sequences within it:
- the SLAMF7 gene encoding SLAM family member 7 yields the protein MLAFPACFILVLLCQHPGPATSGAPKELVGNLGGSVTFPLKLPGIQIDTIVWTFNTTPLVTIEPKMPDRQANIIVTHSHNKERVKFLQGNYSLKLSKLSKNDSGDYRMVIYSSSLKDSFSQEYRLRVYEHLSKPKVTMGLQNNENGTCLTNLTCFMDQGGEDVTYSWESLGQAANESHNGSILPISWRLGERDTIFICVVRNPISSNSSNPIFAWKLCEGAAADSESFMILASLGVLLLIIAFALMPFLLIMQREKRKESIEERKGMDTHQEIPNYHPPSGETPVYDTITCVDKTIPEENPEKTLYFSVQIPQKMEEPHSTPISPDTPTLFTYEIVN